In Microbacterium lushaniae, the following are encoded in one genomic region:
- a CDS encoding ATP-dependent DNA ligase, producing MGKFLFEGQLKADFDDRLLAHLQVVIGAKLRRGESFHFTWKDDPSIGDGRTSIWVHPHSVITYKFYGGRLPVLNRAWVDALMFTANSPRGLYVVPEPPANAGGEQETDEAH from the coding sequence GTGGGCAAGTTCCTGTTCGAAGGTCAGCTCAAAGCCGACTTCGACGACCGGCTGCTCGCGCATCTGCAGGTCGTCATCGGCGCCAAACTCCGGCGCGGGGAGTCCTTCCACTTCACGTGGAAGGACGACCCGAGCATCGGCGACGGCAGAACGTCGATCTGGGTGCACCCGCACAGCGTCATCACCTACAAGTTCTACGGCGGCCGCCTGCCCGTCCTCAATCGCGCGTGGGTCGACGCGCTCATGTTCACCGCCAACTCACCGCGCGGGCTGTACGTCGTGCCGGAACCGCCGGCGAACGCGGGAGGGGAGCAGGAGACCGATGAAGCGCATTGA
- a CDS encoding AraC family transcriptional regulator: MDRARLARLLHTVQMRSTFYCHAELAEPWALEMPAIEDSVSFHVVTNGSCWLRLTGSAPLELRRGDLALVPHGRGHDLASSPAAGPALRVDRLPQEYIGEQYSTLRHGGTGEASQLICGIVSFDAPAARELMRALPAVVTVRGDELEAGSSVHDTLRTMARELSHPQIGGETVATRLADVLVLQAIRAWIAGEGGSATGWMHAVQDERIGRALEAIHDDPGRRWNLQLLAHAATMSRSAFSARFTELTGEAPIAYLARWRMALAQSRLAEGDTTVAALADELGYRSEAAFHRAFTRIVGRTPGSIRRRSRLRTEMAAPS, encoded by the coding sequence ATGGATCGAGCACGGCTCGCACGACTGCTCCACACCGTCCAGATGCGCAGCACGTTCTACTGCCATGCCGAACTGGCCGAGCCGTGGGCGCTGGAGATGCCCGCCATCGAAGACTCCGTCAGCTTCCATGTGGTGACGAACGGATCCTGCTGGCTGCGGCTCACCGGCTCCGCACCGCTCGAACTGCGCCGAGGCGACCTCGCGCTCGTGCCGCATGGGCGCGGTCACGACCTGGCGAGCTCTCCCGCAGCGGGCCCCGCCCTGCGTGTGGACCGGCTTCCGCAGGAGTACATCGGCGAGCAGTACTCGACCCTGCGGCACGGCGGCACCGGCGAGGCGTCGCAGCTGATCTGCGGCATCGTCTCCTTCGACGCCCCCGCCGCTCGAGAGCTCATGCGCGCGCTCCCCGCCGTCGTGACAGTGCGCGGCGATGAGCTTGAGGCCGGATCCTCCGTCCACGACACGCTGCGCACGATGGCGCGGGAGCTGTCGCATCCTCAGATCGGCGGCGAGACGGTGGCCACGCGCCTGGCGGACGTGCTGGTGCTCCAGGCCATCCGGGCATGGATCGCCGGCGAGGGCGGGTCGGCGACCGGGTGGATGCACGCGGTGCAGGACGAGCGGATCGGCCGGGCACTGGAGGCCATCCACGACGATCCGGGGCGACGGTGGAATCTGCAGCTGCTCGCGCACGCGGCCACCATGTCGCGCTCGGCCTTCAGCGCGCGCTTCACCGAACTCACCGGGGAGGCGCCGATCGCCTACCTGGCGCGGTGGCGGATGGCGCTGGCGCAGTCGCGCCTGGCGGAGGGCGACACGACCGTCGCCGCCCTCGCCGACGAGCTCGGATACCGCTCGGAGGCGGCGTTCCACCGGGCTTTCACCCGCATCGTCGGGCGAACCCCCGGCTCCATCCGGCGGCGAAGCCGGCTCCGCACCGAGATGGCAGCGCCGTCTTGA
- a CDS encoding anti-sigma factor, translated as MNEQEFAGLAAGAAVHALSHEDEVVFETARRQHPEWERHVTASAATAAALADGAAEVTPPPHIRSALLARIAVTPQESPADTRTEAGGGVPATTAAPPRRGAWRARTWFALAASLALLVGVGWGAAFLNQQLNPPAPVAALEEIREAPDARTESAPIADGGEATAYWSPTVGKAVLILEGIAPVGEDESYQMWLIRDGSAVSAGLVPADDGVGPALLSGSLEPGDVLAVTREPAGGSPTGQPTSDPLVAIETP; from the coding sequence GTGAACGAGCAGGAATTCGCCGGGCTGGCCGCCGGCGCTGCAGTGCACGCGCTCTCGCACGAAGACGAGGTGGTGTTCGAGACCGCCCGCCGGCAGCATCCGGAATGGGAGCGGCACGTGACGGCGAGCGCGGCCACCGCCGCCGCGCTGGCCGATGGCGCCGCCGAGGTCACCCCGCCCCCGCACATCCGCAGCGCCTTGCTGGCCCGGATCGCCGTGACGCCGCAGGAGTCCCCCGCCGACACGCGCACGGAGGCCGGGGGCGGCGTCCCCGCCACGACAGCCGCACCGCCGCGGCGCGGCGCGTGGCGCGCACGGACCTGGTTCGCCCTCGCGGCCTCACTCGCCCTGCTGGTAGGCGTCGGCTGGGGTGCGGCGTTCCTCAATCAGCAGCTCAACCCGCCCGCACCCGTGGCCGCGCTCGAGGAGATCCGGGAGGCGCCCGACGCTCGAACCGAGTCCGCACCGATCGCCGATGGAGGGGAGGCGACGGCGTACTGGTCGCCGACGGTCGGCAAGGCCGTCCTCATCCTGGAGGGGATTGCACCCGTCGGCGAGGACGAGAGCTACCAGATGTGGCTCATCCGCGACGGGTCCGCCGTATCCGCCGGCCTCGTGCCCGCCGATGACGGAGTCGGCCCCGCACTGCTGTCCGGCTCCTTGGAGCCCGGCGACGTGCTGGCGGTCACGCGTGAACCCGCAGGCGGCTCGCCCACCGGCCAGCCCACCTCCGATCCGCTCGTCGCCATCGAGACCCCCTGA
- the sigK gene encoding ECF RNA polymerase sigma factor SigK: MLGAVVIDGAEVSDGGDAVDHVGALLVRVADGDQDAFARLYDMISARAFGLILRVLVDRAQSEEVLQEVFLEIWQSAGRFAPDKGQGRSWILTITHRRAVDRVRAAQASTDRDVRAGFRDMGVAHDGVAEEVELRIDAGRVADALATLPEAQRDALTLAYFGGYSQSEIAALVGSPLGTVKTRMRDGLSRLRVTMGVTT, from the coding sequence ATGCTGGGTGCTGTGGTGATCGACGGGGCGGAGGTGTCCGACGGCGGGGACGCCGTCGATCACGTCGGCGCTCTGCTCGTGCGGGTGGCCGACGGCGATCAGGACGCCTTTGCGCGCCTGTACGACATGATCTCCGCCCGTGCCTTCGGCCTGATCCTTCGCGTGCTGGTGGATCGGGCGCAGAGCGAGGAGGTGCTGCAGGAGGTGTTTCTGGAGATCTGGCAATCCGCGGGCCGCTTCGCTCCGGATAAGGGTCAGGGGAGATCGTGGATTCTGACCATCACGCATCGCCGGGCGGTGGACCGCGTGCGGGCGGCGCAGGCCAGCACCGACCGCGACGTGCGTGCGGGTTTCCGGGACATGGGTGTGGCGCATGACGGCGTCGCGGAGGAAGTCGAGCTGCGGATCGACGCCGGACGGGTCGCCGACGCACTGGCGACGCTGCCCGAGGCTCAGCGCGACGCGCTCACCCTGGCGTATTTCGGCGGTTACAGTCAGAGCGAAATCGCGGCGCTCGTGGGGTCGCCCCTCGGCACGGTCAAGACGAGGATGCGGGACGGTCTCTCCCGCCTTCGGGTGACGATGGGGGTGACAACGTGA
- a CDS encoding fasciclin domain-containing protein, with translation MSRKKLYLLGVPVAVAAVFALSACSTSSGDMSEESSSAPSSEETMQTEEMDPAANLVGAGCAEYAETVPDGAGSVDGMAQDPVATAASNNPLLTTLTAAVSGQLNPDVDLVDTLNGDEFTVFAPVDDAFAKIDAATLETLKTDSDLLTSILTYHVVPGALAPDEVEGTLATVNGAELEVTGSGDEIMVNGESAVICGGVQTANATVYLIDTVLMPPMM, from the coding sequence ATGTCCCGCAAGAAGCTGTATCTGCTCGGCGTGCCGGTGGCCGTGGCCGCCGTCTTCGCCCTGAGCGCGTGTTCGACCTCGAGCGGAGACATGTCGGAGGAGTCCTCTTCTGCGCCCTCGTCGGAGGAGACCATGCAGACCGAGGAGATGGACCCGGCCGCGAACCTCGTCGGCGCCGGCTGCGCGGAATACGCCGAGACGGTCCCCGACGGCGCGGGATCGGTCGACGGGATGGCGCAGGACCCGGTGGCCACCGCCGCCTCGAACAACCCCCTGCTGACGACGTTGACCGCGGCGGTGTCGGGTCAGCTGAATCCGGACGTCGATCTGGTCGACACGCTCAACGGCGACGAGTTCACGGTGTTCGCGCCGGTGGATGACGCGTTCGCGAAGATCGACGCGGCCACGTTGGAGACGCTCAAGACGGACAGCGATCTGCTCACCTCGATCCTGACGTACCACGTCGTTCCCGGTGCACTCGCCCCCGACGAGGTCGAGGGCACCCTGGCCACGGTCAACGGCGCCGAGCTGGAAGTCACCGGCAGCGGTGACGAGATCATGGTCAACGGCGAGTCCGCCGTGATCTGCGGCGGCGTTCAGACCGCCAACGCGACTGTCTACCTCATCGACACGGTGCTGATGCCGCCGATGATGTGA
- a CDS encoding NAD(P)H-binding protein gives MYVIAGATGRVGSAAARELTDAHADVRVVVRRQADAERWVARGAEAAVAALTDRAALGAALRGCSGLFVLLPFDLNADDLDAHADELIASVAGAVADERVPHVVMLSSGGADLAEGTGPIRGLHRMERALLETGTTVTALRSGHFQEKVGDVIDVARETGVYPVFASSADTAHSMAATRDIGAVVADALLHPPIRSEVVDVLGPVYSERTVAGLLGAALGRELHVATVPEEAWPGALMEAGFRPHIAQSLAELYRADEQGLLAPRGDRAVHVSTEIASTIDALLA, from the coding sequence ATGTACGTCATTGCAGGAGCAACCGGACGCGTCGGGTCGGCCGCGGCGCGGGAGCTGACCGATGCGCACGCCGACGTCCGCGTCGTGGTGCGGCGACAGGCGGACGCGGAGCGATGGGTCGCGCGCGGAGCCGAGGCCGCCGTGGCCGCGCTCACCGACCGGGCGGCACTGGGAGCAGCGCTGCGAGGATGCTCCGGTCTGTTCGTCCTGCTCCCCTTCGACCTGAATGCCGACGACCTGGACGCGCACGCCGACGAGCTGATCGCCTCCGTCGCCGGCGCGGTCGCCGACGAGCGCGTGCCGCATGTGGTGATGCTCTCCTCCGGCGGCGCGGATCTCGCCGAGGGCACGGGGCCCATCCGCGGGCTGCACCGGATGGAGCGCGCGCTCCTGGAGACCGGGACCACAGTGACCGCACTGCGGTCGGGGCACTTCCAGGAGAAGGTCGGCGACGTGATCGATGTGGCCCGCGAGACCGGCGTCTACCCGGTCTTCGCCTCCTCCGCCGATACCGCCCACTCGATGGCGGCCACGCGCGACATCGGCGCGGTGGTCGCCGACGCGCTGCTGCACCCGCCCATCCGCAGCGAGGTGGTCGACGTGCTGGGTCCGGTGTACTCCGAGCGGACGGTCGCCGGGCTCCTCGGCGCGGCGCTGGGCCGCGAGCTGCACGTCGCCACCGTCCCGGAGGAGGCGTGGCCGGGCGCGTTGATGGAGGCGGGCTTCCGCCCGCACATCGCCCAAAGCCTGGCGGAGCTGTACCGCGCCGACGAGCAAGGACTGCTTGCGCCGCGCGGCGACCGGGCCGTCCACGTCTCCACGGAGATCGCGTCGACCATCGACGCCCTGTTGGCCTGA
- a CDS encoding molybdopterin-dependent oxidoreductase, producing MEGSAVAKVTGMRRRFWGWAAIGGIVSAGVFLAAAELVALVASREASPLLALGSVVIDAVPQPLKELAISTFGEYDKIALLVGLALAVLAAAAVAGVLQFIRPPLGVAVVVIAGGLSLAAALTRAEAGPAAALPALGGTAAGGVTLWWLVARVRRWAAAAVDAVPDERGSPSPARDGDPAERPTVHAKGATASPSVDRRAFLRVTAIAGASALIVGIGARALIDATSSSFAAVRKALRLPAPKSSVTVPAGAELDVPGISPLFTPNADFYRVDTALTVPSVDPATWRLVIDGMVEQRVELTFDDLVGMGLDEYAITLTCVSNEVGGPLVGNAMWLGVPVRDVLRKARPLAGADMVLSRSVDGFTASTPLPSLTDDGLDAILAVGMNGEPLPLEHGFPVRMVVPGLYGYVSATKWLTELKVTTFDADEAYWTPRGYSAKAPIRFSSRLDTPRTGEPVPAGRTALAGVAWAQTVGIEQVDVSIDDGRWQTATLSNPISDDTWVQWFFEWDATPGAHNIVVRATDKNGDVQIGERTPVAPDGSTGWHRTLIRVT from the coding sequence ATGGAGGGATCGGCTGTGGCGAAGGTGACGGGGATGCGGCGCAGGTTCTGGGGCTGGGCCGCCATCGGGGGAATCGTGAGCGCGGGAGTCTTCCTCGCCGCGGCAGAGCTCGTGGCACTCGTCGCGTCACGGGAGGCCAGCCCGCTGCTGGCCCTCGGATCCGTCGTGATCGACGCGGTGCCGCAGCCGCTGAAGGAGTTGGCGATCTCGACCTTCGGGGAGTACGACAAGATCGCGCTGCTCGTGGGTCTCGCCCTCGCCGTGCTGGCCGCCGCCGCTGTCGCGGGCGTGCTGCAATTCATCCGGCCGCCGCTGGGTGTGGCGGTGGTCGTGATCGCCGGTGGGCTCTCCCTCGCCGCCGCCCTCACCCGAGCCGAAGCAGGCCCCGCAGCAGCCCTCCCCGCTCTGGGCGGAACGGCCGCCGGCGGCGTCACACTGTGGTGGCTGGTGGCCCGGGTGCGCCGCTGGGCCGCCGCAGCAGTCGACGCGGTGCCCGACGAGCGCGGGTCGCCGTCGCCGGCTCGCGACGGCGACCCCGCTGAGCGGCCGACGGTCCACGCGAAGGGCGCCACCGCATCGCCCTCCGTCGACCGGCGGGCGTTCCTCCGCGTCACCGCGATCGCCGGCGCATCCGCGCTCATCGTGGGCATCGGTGCGCGCGCGCTGATCGACGCGACGTCGTCGTCATTCGCCGCCGTCCGCAAAGCCCTGCGTCTTCCTGCGCCGAAGTCCTCCGTGACGGTTCCCGCCGGTGCCGAGCTCGACGTCCCGGGGATCTCGCCGTTGTTCACGCCGAACGCGGACTTCTACCGCGTCGACACGGCGCTGACGGTGCCGTCCGTTGACCCGGCCACGTGGCGCCTGGTGATCGACGGGATGGTGGAGCAGCGGGTCGAGCTCACCTTCGACGACCTCGTGGGAATGGGGCTGGACGAGTACGCCATCACCCTGACGTGCGTCTCCAACGAGGTCGGCGGCCCTCTCGTGGGCAACGCGATGTGGCTCGGAGTTCCGGTCCGCGACGTGCTCAGGAAGGCGCGGCCCCTCGCCGGGGCCGACATGGTGCTCTCGCGCAGCGTCGACGGCTTCACCGCCAGCACGCCGCTGCCGTCCCTCACCGACGACGGCCTGGATGCCATCCTGGCCGTCGGGATGAACGGTGAACCGCTGCCGCTGGAGCACGGATTCCCCGTGCGCATGGTGGTCCCCGGGCTGTACGGCTACGTGTCGGCGACGAAGTGGCTGACCGAACTGAAGGTCACCACCTTCGACGCGGATGAAGCGTACTGGACCCCCCGCGGCTACAGCGCGAAAGCGCCCATCAGGTTCTCCTCGCGACTGGACACTCCTCGCACCGGCGAGCCCGTGCCTGCGGGGCGCACCGCGCTCGCGGGCGTCGCCTGGGCGCAGACGGTGGGCATCGAGCAGGTCGACGTGAGCATCGACGACGGACGCTGGCAGACGGCGACCCTGTCGAACCCCATCAGCGATGACACGTGGGTGCAGTGGTTCTTCGAATGGGACGCCACCCCGGGCGCGCACAACATCGTCGTGCGCGCGACCGACAAGAACGGCGACGTGCAGATCGGGGAGCGCACCCCGGTGGCACCGGACGGTTCGACGGGATGGCATCGCACCCTCATCCGCGTCACCTGA
- a CDS encoding TrmH family RNA methyltransferase: MTANLMRPGDGGAMATDPVIGEVNHPVARRVRDVLHRSTARRRTFVIDDEENIIQALRSGVRLDSVYGTADQQSRQASLAAAGLPDVPFHVLADGVVSALFGTEKRSRMFALARTPPSAGLADMIARPGDIVVLDGVRLMGNIGAVIRSACAFDAAGVVLLDGGITTIVDRRLVRASRGMVFALPVVPADARELQGCLDRAGIPLASLSARAPAPLSEAALVDRRLALLIGSEKHGASAHMEECAALHFRVPVNPAVESLNVSVAAAIALYERRARMSAPPTRKTTAATG, encoded by the coding sequence ATGACGGCGAACCTGATGCGACCGGGCGATGGCGGCGCGATGGCGACCGACCCGGTCATCGGCGAGGTGAACCATCCCGTCGCGCGCCGTGTCCGCGACGTCCTCCACCGCTCGACGGCCCGACGCCGCACGTTCGTCATCGACGACGAGGAGAACATCATCCAGGCGCTGCGCAGCGGAGTGCGCCTGGACAGCGTCTACGGCACGGCCGACCAGCAGTCCCGGCAAGCGTCCCTTGCCGCAGCAGGGCTCCCGGATGTTCCGTTCCACGTGCTCGCCGACGGCGTCGTGTCGGCCCTGTTCGGTACGGAGAAGCGGTCGCGGATGTTCGCGCTGGCGCGGACGCCCCCATCCGCCGGACTCGCCGACATGATCGCCCGACCGGGCGACATCGTCGTGCTCGACGGAGTCCGCCTCATGGGCAACATCGGCGCGGTGATCCGCTCGGCCTGCGCGTTCGATGCCGCCGGGGTGGTGCTCCTGGACGGCGGAATCACGACCATCGTGGACCGACGGCTGGTGCGGGCCAGCCGCGGCATGGTGTTCGCGTTACCGGTGGTGCCGGCCGACGCCCGCGAGCTTCAGGGGTGCCTCGACCGGGCGGGCATCCCCCTCGCGAGCCTCAGCGCCCGCGCACCCGCTCCCCTCAGCGAGGCCGCGCTCGTCGATCGCCGCCTCGCCCTCCTGATCGGGAGCGAGAAGCACGGGGCGTCCGCCCACATGGAGGAGTGCGCGGCGCTTCACTTCCGCGTCCCGGTGAACCCCGCGGTGGAGTCCCTCAACGTCTCCGTCGCGGCTGCCATCGCGCTCTACGAGCGGCGGGCCCGGATGAGTGCGCCCCCGACGAGGAAGACGACGGCCGCGACCGGCTGA